atctatctttCATCAACTTCTATTAGTGATAAGTACAATGTTAATTATaaatgtctttattttttattgaaattaagaaaatatttcaaattaattttgtttccgTTCAACCTTATTTCATTGTTGTTAGTCGAGAAAATTGTTTCTTTGTCCACGTCACCCTCACTTACATTGtttcaactcttttttttggtttgaattttgttgttttcaGTTCACTTAGATTTGTCTAGTTCTCATTCTCATGTGAAATTGCGAGCTAAAACACATGATCTCTATCATCAATCGGACATCTCCAATTTGCAATTGTGTCACCTATCATCACCAACCCTCATCACCTGAAAACATGTCTCCTCCAAGTCTCTATCATTGCATCTTAATTAGCCGACTCAACTAGCGTAATCAGTCACTAGTTGAGTCGGCTAATTAAGATGCTGAAAATTTAGTATTCAGATGGTAAATAGGCATTCGGCCGACATACAACAGGAGAGTGTATGATAAGCATGAGAGAATTGGAGATAGAATAACAGGAAGAGGCCTTACTCTCATAAGATTATCCGCTTCAAATCCGTTCCAGTGAAGTAAATTACAGCAAAAACTTAGCATAAAGTTAATTTCCCATAATTAGCTGTGTCTTTTGTCGTCCCTTTATTatactttcttctttctctccgTGTCTACAATCAACCAACATCTCTTTATGATTCCTTTCGCGCTCCAGGGTTTGGGTGTTTTTTTTCAGATTCTTCAAATGTTAAAACTTtccccttttcttttcttttactgCAACTCTCatacaaatgttttttttttttttttcaattttcattctgATATCGTGATAGTTTATGTGCTTTCATTTATTCAACCTAATCCGTTCTGTTGATTTGTTTATTATCATGGGCGTCAattgaattcttcagattttgGATTAGGTGGCTGAACCCGATTGGAATTGTCGTTGATATCTTTAAAATTTCCTTATAAATTTCAAGATTTTAGTTATGCCCAAGTTTATTGGGTTTAGATAATCTTTGTGCTTTCGTTTCATATTAAGTTTTCATGGTTTATTTCTGTCCTGGTAATTTTGTCTTCAGAATGTTATATACATTAGGGTTGATTCTCAGAGTTTAATCGTGTTAATAGCTGTGATGAAATCTGAGAGCTTGTGTGTGTCTTTTGAACCATTTGGATTTCTCgaatgtttatatgatttttcaactttaatcagtcttttaaaattattttgtgcGGTGCTCTGTGATTGTGAGTCAGGTTTTGAGGCAAAAGACAACTGGGCTGCTGATTGTTTTCGCTTATTTCGTAAAATGGAGAATCTCATTGATTTTTTGTATTGTCTTGATCCCGATACGTCAATCAAGATTCTCATGTGTTTGGATGATCTATCTGATCTTGTTCGTGTTAGCTGTGTCTCGCGTACTTGGCGACATCACGGTAAGTTGAAGTATTtggtatatatttatgtgttttggGCCACTACTTGCTATCATGGGAAAGAAACAAGAAAGTTTTTGGGTATAGCCTTGCTTTAAGCAATCATGTTTGGTTTTGTACCAATTTTATgattgtaatattttgaaagCATGGTGTTAATTGTGTGTTTACTTCCTGATTGATTTTTCATGATGGAAAAGAATGAGAAAGCTACATTGTTTCTTAAAAGTTGAAGTAAAGGAAGTTTTAGAAGCTTTTGTTTTGTGATTGAAAGTCAAATATGCTTTTCTATGTTTTGCAGTGATTGCAAATGGTCTCTGTAAACGGTTGTGCTTGAGAATGTTTCCACAGTTATCTAAAGTTGATCATGTAgttgaaccaaactcaagtttaaaagAGGCTGCTGAAGGTGCATCCGAAAACTTTGCAGACGTGCAGACTTTGGAAAGTGAGCATAGgatttatacctttttaggtcGAGCTGGTACATCATTTCGTATCAGGGGTTTGATTCTTGAGCCAATCTATGCTTCTAGCACTGATAATTACCCAAGGGAAAGACTTCATAATACTCTGGAACCTAGAGATAGTTCATACTGGTCAAGTGAAGGACATAGCAATCCTGCTGTGCCTGAGACACTGATTTATAAGTTGGCTGGTGATCTGTGTGTTATTTCTGAAATCAACATACAACCTTTTGAAGGTTTAGGAAAAGTTCTTCTCTTCCGATTTATCCTTaccttttaattcttataattgATGATAAGTTGTGTTTTTGTGTCCAGCTTATTTTCAGCCGGGTCTACCCATATATTCAGCCACAGCTGTGAGATTCCAAATGGGACATGCCAAGTCTCCAATAGATGATCCAATGGGTGAGTCGTGTAATGATTCTgttgatgataaatttgtatGGACTTACACTTCACAAGAGTTCCCAATGGCTCAGGTAAGCTGTCACGCTTGGTTTCTTTTTCTACTATCGTTTTAATTGTACTTTCCTCTTTTGTTGCAACCACCCAATGACACCGTGCTAAT
This sequence is a window from Mangifera indica cultivar Alphonso chromosome 5, CATAS_Mindica_2.1, whole genome shotgun sequence. Protein-coding genes within it:
- the LOC123216161 gene encoding F-box protein At4g00755-like isoform X2, which codes for MIPFALQGLGFEAKDNWAADCFRLFRKMENLIDFLYCLDPDTSIKILMCLDDLSDLVRVSCVSRTWRHHVIANGLCKRLCLRMFPQLSKVDHVVEPNSSLKEAAEGASENFADVQTLESEHRIYTFLGRAGTSFRIRGLILEPIYASSTDNYPRERLHNTLEPRDSSYWSSEGHSNPAVPETLIYKLAGDLCVISEINIQPFEAYFQPGLPIYSATAVRFQMGHAKSPIDDPMGESCNDSVDDKFVWTYTSQEFPMAQENRLQNFMLPEPVMCIGGILKIELLGRVQRQETDGLYYICVSHVQIMGRLLSPAFGVDILEPSGKFVLKVNGYTQPSMPQDSSDDSSVELQRGVSGNVSEATEYELVEEDDSDDEFVL
- the LOC123216161 gene encoding F-box protein At4g00755-like isoform X4, translating into MKSESLCVSFEPFGFLECLYDFSTLISLLKLFCAVLCDCESGFEAKDNWAADCFRLFRKMENLIDFLYCLDPDTSIKILMCLDDLSDLVRVSCVSRTWRHHVIANGLCKRLCLRMFPQLSKVDHVVEPNSSLKEAAEGASENFADVQTLESEHRIYTFLGRAGTSFRIRGLILEPIYASSTDNYPRERLHNTLEPRDSSYWSSEGHSNPAVPETLIYKLAGDLCVISEINIQPFEAYFQPGLPIYSATAVRFQMGHAKSPIDDPMGESCNDSVDDKFVWTYTSQEFPMAQAEFPEDHNIADVQFPFPTPTAPTHWFPTLNISTITRVQYCK
- the LOC123216161 gene encoding F-box protein At4g00755-like isoform X5; amino-acid sequence: MKSESLCVSFEPFGFLECLYDFSTLISLLKLFCAVLCDCESGFEAKDNWAADCFRLFRKMENLIDFLYCLDPDTSIKILMCLDDLSDLVRVSCVSRTWRHHVIANGLCKRLCLRMFPQLSKVDHVVEPNSSLKEAAEGASENFADVQTLESEHRIYTFLGRAGTSFRIRGLILEPIYASSTDNYPRERLHNTLEPRDSSYWSSEGHSNPAVPETLIYKLAGDLCVISEINIQPFEAYFQPGLPIYSATAVRFQMGHAKSPIDDPMGESCNDSVDDKFVWTYTSQEFPMAQAEFPKDHHTADLQFPFPAPTAPTHWFPTLNHFNNNQSSIL
- the LOC123216161 gene encoding F-box protein At4g00755-like isoform X1; translation: MKSESLCVSFEPFGFLECLYDFSTLISLLKLFCAVLCDCESGFEAKDNWAADCFRLFRKMENLIDFLYCLDPDTSIKILMCLDDLSDLVRVSCVSRTWRHHVIANGLCKRLCLRMFPQLSKVDHVVEPNSSLKEAAEGASENFADVQTLESEHRIYTFLGRAGTSFRIRGLILEPIYASSTDNYPRERLHNTLEPRDSSYWSSEGHSNPAVPETLIYKLAGDLCVISEINIQPFEAYFQPGLPIYSATAVRFQMGHAKSPIDDPMGESCNDSVDDKFVWTYTSQEFPMAQENRLQNFMLPEPVMCIGGILKIELLGRVQRQETDGLYYICVSHVQIMGRLLSPAFGVDILEPSGKFVLKVNGYTQPSMPQDSSDDSSVELQRGVSGNVSEATEYELVEEDDSDDEFVL
- the LOC123216161 gene encoding F-box protein At4g00755-like isoform X3 translates to MENLIDFLYCLDPDTSIKILMCLDDLSDLVRVSCVSRTWRHHVIANGLCKRLCLRMFPQLSKVDHVVEPNSSLKEAAEGASENFADVQTLESEHRIYTFLGRAGTSFRIRGLILEPIYASSTDNYPRERLHNTLEPRDSSYWSSEGHSNPAVPETLIYKLAGDLCVISEINIQPFEAYFQPGLPIYSATAVRFQMGHAKSPIDDPMGESCNDSVDDKFVWTYTSQEFPMAQENRLQNFMLPEPVMCIGGILKIELLGRVQRQETDGLYYICVSHVQIMGRLLSPAFGVDILEPSGKFVLKVNGYTQPSMPQDSSDDSSVELQRGVSGNVSEATEYELVEEDDSDDEFVL